Below is a window of Lemur catta isolate mLemCat1 chromosome 11, mLemCat1.pri, whole genome shotgun sequence DNA.
TCAAGTTCTTGTAACTATTAAGGCCCCAGGAATACTCTGTCCAGGAAATCTTGTTAGCCACAATTAGACATCTCAAACTTTCTAGACAATATTACTTTAGGAAGATTGTCAGGTCACTTTTTTAGCTCTTCCTGGCACATATTCATACATATGCCAGACTTTGAGTGTGCTAACATATGAAATTTTGATTCTCCCCCCTCCAGTTCAACACTTTATAACTGTCTTGGCAACAATCTATTCATTGTTTTGTTGCAGAGGCTTGTGCAATACGAGCCTGTCCAACATGTATCCTTCAGTTATGCCCACAGCCATCTCCACAGCAATGAAGTCCTTGTAAGTGACctgaaaaggaaaaggcaacTGTGGTGGCCAGTCTTCAAGAGGGCCCCAGTGATCCCCACCTCCTGGTCTTCCAACCTTTAAGAAGCCCCCAGGTCCCCATCCAGAACATACTGGGGTTGGTCTGTGTGACTACAAGAATAAGGCAGAAGTGGTGGTATGCCAATTCCAAGATTAGGTGATAAAAGCTACTGCAGCTGCCATCTTGGTAGTTTGTTCtcaacttctctttctctctctcatcattCACTCCGGGGGAGGCCATCTGCCATGTCATGAACTGCCCTGTGGAGAAGCCCACAGGGTGAAGAACttagcccccacccccaccccaccaacagccatccaggaactaaggccaGCCAACAGCCTTGGGAGTGAGCTTGGAAatgaccccccaccccagctgctaCGAGACTTCAGATAACTGCAGTCCCAGTCCCAGCCAACAGCTTGACCTCAACCTCAtgagaaccacccagctaagccactcccaCATTCCTGACCATCAGCAACTGCGTAAGATAAAAATTGCTTGAAGCTGCTAAGATTAGGGGTAATTTGTTGCACAGCAATAGACAATTAATATACTAACACCAACAAATACAACCCaccacatcaccaccaccacaccaCCACACCACCAAATGTCCTAGAAAGAAGGGAAAGCTTTACATAAAAAGGGAGAGGGAAGCAGCTTTCTTTTTGGTTACCAGGTAATAGTCTAGTTTTCCTTTGAAGCACTTTTAACACACTTCCAGTAGGtcttgtcttcctttctctgcattcttCCATCAAATTGTTAATTTCCTTCACCCCTGGACACCTAAGATCTATAGAAATCTAAGGACTTTATgcagtattcatttatttaacattatattttgCTAATAAGTCTTATGAATATAATGTTCTCCAAATTTAGAATTCCTCAGATTACATAAATCCAcctattttatcaattatttaattCTGCTTGTTATAAtgctaggttaaaaaaaaaaaggaaaaaaggccaAATTGCAACCATACAACAATATAGAAATGCCCTATGTCCATGGATATGGTCTAGAAGGAAAGAATAATGAAAACTGTGTTCAAGCAATGAATTTTGAGTTGCTAATTTGGTGTATTTTtgccaaataaaacaaatcaagtCTATAGGCACAATCGATGGTCTATGGACAAAGCAGTATGCAAACATTCTAAGTTATACCCATTTTatgattttgaatttatttacaatagatttttttaaaatcccacatGTTCCCACGTAAACAGTGCCTTGGGAGAGAAAGAGCTCATTATTAACATGCTTTGTTATACTGCATTTGGGAGtcctagaaaaataagaaaaaaagcaagctgTAGAGAATAGTTGCATACTGTGAATTGACCACCCATTGGCTCAATGATACTGTCTAAGTCCCTTAGTCTTCTTTCATCAATTTCCTCAGcagcaaaatgaaaagattgGGCTGGACCTGCACTGTCCAATGCAATAGCCACTAGCCTGTCACATgtgactattgagcacttgaaatgtcaCTAATCCAAGTGGAGACATGTTGTAAGTGTAAAATGCCCACCAATACAAATACACACTCGGtacaacagaaaaagaatttaaagagtcTCATTAATAACATGTTAACTATATGTTGaagtgataatatttttaatatattggcttaaatgttttaaaaataccttctgtttctttttttttaatgtggccactagaaattttttaattatatatggggcttgcattatattttattggaCAGTGCTAGACTAGATCTTATCTTCCAGCCCTTAATATTCTGATATCTATCTTAAGCTTTAGAAGCACAGCCTTCCAAATTCAGACAGCATTACACAGCATACAGTGTATGAAGTAGTCCCTTCTTCCTTAGAGTCCACTAGATGGCACTAGAGTTCAGGCCTCAAGCTAATAATtaatagagatttaaaatttGTACTTGTAGTTTTCTAAATGTGCTGTGCAAAGGCTAATTTCCATGCACTTGGAATTGTTCCCTCCACTTGGAAACCCTTTGATAACTTGGCCAGCAATCCCAcaaactttctcattttaaaaaattcagatccCCTTAAGAAGCTTTTCCTTAATATTCCCCTCCTGCCTACAAATAACTTTATGTACTGTCTTAAATTTCTATCATAAAACCATGACACATTATTTGTTCATGTTTTCCACCATGTACACTATCTTGTGTACATTATCTGAGATAGGTAGTGATGAGGTCTTAGCTGATGCCTGGCATCTAATAGGTGCTGTATGCATTATATCAGTCAGGATAGGCTAAGCTACACTGCAGTAACAAAAATCCCAACCCTCAGTAGTTTAACACAAAAAAGGTTTATTCCTCACTCATCAGGGATCAGTTGAGGGCTCTGCTCCATGGCATCCATACTCCAGGACCTACACTAATGGAATAGCTCCTTATGGAGCATTGCTGGTCACTGCACAGAGGGAAAAAGAGGGCCTTGTCAGTTTTTGAACCAGCACTGAAATGCTCTGACCTAGAATTAACACAAGTCACTTCTGCTCACAACTCATTAGCCAGAACTAATTACATGGTCCCACCCAACCACAAGGGGGTCAGGAAGTACCTGGAAGGCACAGGCAGAAATATTTGGAGAACATCAATGACTACCACTAATGACCCTTCTCATCAATAAGCATGGAATACACTCACTACATCTCCCccagtggaaacaacccaagaatTCCATTTAGCTACAATATCAACTTCAAATTTAAGAAATCTCTGAgtggagtttgaagttgctgtgagctatgctgatgccacggcactctagcccaggcaacaaagcaacactgtgtcttaaaaaaaaaaaaagaatctctgagTGATGCACAAGTTTCTATACCAGTTTCAAATGCAGCTTGAGCTGGAGGCCTATAAACCAGAAAGATAAGCCATGTGTCCCCACACATTTAATACACAACAGTGGAATAGGGACAGGCTAAATGCAataagggagaagagggagaatggGTGACATAGCAGCCTAGTGACTATGACATCCGACGAACTGAGCAGAGGTGGTGAGGGCCCCTTTCCCTGGGGGATGGACTATGCTTTGCTTAGGCCCCCCAATTCTGCTTCCTGGGAGGGGATCCTTAGTTAATTGTTTTAAGCTTCTGAGATTTTAGGGTCCTTGCTGCAATGTAAACTAACCTAATGTGTCCTTGACTGATACAGAAATTGGAATCTAGAGGGAGGTGCTACttgttgaaaaacaaacaaaaaactctaatGTGTGTGACATAACTTACATGAGGGGCAACAAAGAGATCTtactggaggctggaaggaaggCAACCCTGTTACgtgaaatattgtgaaatatttggTAGAACTGTAGCCTACAGTAACTTAGAAGACAGAGACTTTATTCAATATGTTTGTGTATCTAGGAGAAAGAGTCAAGAGAACAGAATTTTAGTGGCATGAACTGGTTACTGTTGGTTGCCATTGACAAAGCACCACAAGGAAAGAAGAGCTCAGAAGAGAACTGGCCAGCTTGCAAGCAGGCAGAAGAGACCTAGGGAGACTACTGAAATCAGTGGGTTtacagggctggcagaagcaaTTGCTTCTCATTAGGTAATAGATAAAACTGAGAACTGTTTGGAGTGACAAAATCCAGTTCAAACTCAGCTTTGTGTGCAGGGGGACCAATTGTCCTGATTTCCTCAGGACTGTCCctgttttagcactgaaagttctGCATCCAGGAAATCTCTTCTGGGCAAACAGGGACAGCAGTTGGTCACCTTACTTGTaacaaagatgaaaacaatgaTATGACCATCACTTCTGTTGCTGAAACCTCCAAGTGTATTAAATTGTCTTAGTGCAAAGACCTCATTAAGGTTGTGACCGCTTCACTTAAACCAAACCACTTGGGGAACAGTTAGGGTGAACCTCTCCAATTGAAAGTTCAAAAGTACCCCCAAATTAGTTAGGCATGAGagtaagaaaatatatcaaaggAATACATTTAGAAAAGGGCAGCTACAGGCACATGAAACTGCTTGAAGTCAGAGAGAAAAAGCCAACTATATTTTTGAGAGTAGTACTATGCTAACAAAGTAGGAGTCATGTAAACCCAGCCAACCACAAAGGGACCAGCTTACCATGTGCCCAGCAGGCGGGAagcttgaaatatttaatatatagccCTAATGACTACCACAGTGCAATACATAAAAGTGATGCCTAAACCACTGGCTTTCAGGTAGTGGCACTTTTTTAAGTTTAAGAACAGTTGGGAAGCAAAACTTGTTTAACAGAAAACACTGTACTCCATTCTTTCCCTTTGGCAAAAGTCAAATTCATTAAATGATGCACACAGCCAGATAGGAGTGTAAACAGCTGTATTGCCACAGGCAGGGGAGTGAATACATTTGTACATGGGacaggggaaggaggagtggtggacacaagagaaaaaaaaaaaaaaccttccatttTTAAGTGAAGGCCAAGTTGCTTAGAACTGGGAGAAAGAGTAGAAATATTCATATGTGAGGTGTGGACATTTTATCAGCTGACTTTGAGTAATCAGAATCAAGCAGTCATTTTGGTGGATAAGGAAAAGACATTGAcaagtacaggaaaaaaaaaacaaccaaggtCTTCTAGACTGATGGTCCTCCTTCCCCCAGAGACCCAAGATGAAGGGCTGGAAGAGgtgatcattttcttcttctttacagATGGATGGGCACGGGAGGACTGTAATACCCTTGGCCTAGGCTCAGACAACTGGTTGATACAGGGCAGACCCAACTGTTCCTGCCCTCAGATTCAGAGGTTTATTTACACTGTGTTTTAAACAAAGTGATTAAAGCACTTTCCTGCTCCAAAGTTTTAAGATGTTAAACCTCAGATCTAGGAATTAAGACCCTTCCCTACCCCTAATTTCAAGGGCAGAAGTCAACATGACATATAGTAGAAATACATATTCAACTTAATtgcattagaaaattaaattaagcCACATGGTGCCCATAATGCCCATGTCCTGAGCAGGCTTTGTCATCCCACCACCCCTTcagtccacacacacacacacatgcaatgtTAGAGGAAggacttaaaaatgtaaaacaatgagaACAGGACATGGAATATGCCACCCTCTCTCTCCCTACAGCCAACCTACATACCCCTTCAACTGCTATCCAAACATAAAGGTTTCATGAAGTGAAGCTGAACCCTGGGCAGATGTTTAGGAAGCAGGGTTGAAAACATCATTTCCCAACAGGTGAAGTGGCAGCCCAAGTCCCCATCTAAGAGTTGTCAGAGCCATGGTGCTGAGCACAGCAAAGCACACAGATGCTGGAGAGAAGCGTGAGATCACTCCATCTCACAGCCATAAGCAATCTGTACACATCTGTACATTAAATAGGCTCTTTTTCCAGGACAAGGAGCATCCAGTTGGACAGGTCCTTCAAGGCCTAGTAACAGTTAGTTCCCTGGAACACTAGTGCTCAGCTTGCCTGCTAGGAAATGGGACACCTGGCTACACACATTTGGGTCAGTGTTCCAAGGTATGGCCAGCACAAGGGACATCTTTATTGCACTCCTCTGGATGGATGGTCTGGAAGGCCCTTGTGGGGCTCTGTGTTGGCCAGCTGACTTCTAGTGGTCCagaagctcccaggtgatggGCTCTTCAGTAAGCCCTTCAGGGTCTCAATCAGTCTAACGAAGATGAAGAGCACTGCCACCGCCGCACCCAAGAGGTAGAGGCTCAACGTGGGCCTCATGGCTGAAAGGACCCCACTCCTTTGCAGAGCAGTAGAGTTGCCTTCTGCTTCCAGAGGGCCTCTGGATcctgaggaaagagaggaaaggattAATCTACCACTTTTGGGATATGCATACATCCAGCCCTGACCCTCTGTCTCCCCAGAGAGCTAAGGAGAGACTCAGCCAGCCAGGGAGACAGGGACCAGTGGATGTTCTTCCATAGCAGAATCTCCAAGTATATTTACACTACAAACCCCATGGCTTCCGAGCCAGTCTTGCTTCCTGCACTAATTCAAAAGTACTTCTTAAAACTTGTACTTCTCTTGAAGACTTTGTTTCTGCCGGGTGCAATGCACAAGCCCTGTGCTACAGAGCAGGTACCACTAATCTCCCTGAAGTATAGGCTGACTCCTTTCATGGGGGGAAGAAGGGAATATAAGAACATGCCCTAGGAAAGCAAGCTGCCTAGAAGTCTCCTCCACACCACACAGTCGGACTTAACATTTTGAAAGTCAAAATAAGTCTATGAGGGTCAAATCGttgaagttcatttattcaacaaatataccCTAAATATTTGCAATATGTTAGGCATTCTGGAAGGTATTAGGGCCACATAGCAAACCCTGTAGCCATGAACGGTGCCCCCATAGGTTAGTTACCACACAACACGCTGTGGTAGGAAGGAGATGCTCAGGGTGCtttgggaggacgaggcaggGACGTGCACAGGATGAAAGGACCACGTGGATCCTAGCTAGGGCCGTCCCAGGAGAAAACAGGGCTAGGGCGGCCGGCCGGGGAACCcgggtggaggtgggggccaggAGGGAGGCTCCCGGCCGCGCAGCCGCAGCCCGGGAACTCCAGGTGGCCGTTCCGCCACCAATCCCGGCGATGGGGGCGGGAAGCCAGGGAATCGGATCTCAGTCCGGGGAAGCCCACAGGGCCTCTCACCTTGAGGAGGAAGAGCCAGGAGTGGCTCGCTCTCTGTCGCAGGAGGTCGTGCAGGAGTCGGGAGGACAGTCGGCCAAGGAGCAGCAGTGCAGGAGCCCGACCGACGCAGCCGCCGGACGACCAAAACGCGGACCGCGGGGCAGCCCGCGGGCGCCCGCTTATagccgcggccccgcccccggagGTGCGCGCACGCGCACTGGAGCCCGCCCGCACCCGCCGGGACGCACGTCCGCGGCCCCGACCGGTAGGGGCCGGGGGACCGTCCGCGGTTGCGAGCGGGCAGAGCTGTGTCCGAAAGCACCCGGTTCTGAGTCACTGCCGTCTGGAGTGGGACTAGGCGTGTGTGTTAACTGCCACTGGCTTCCCGTGATGTAGGAAACATTTGAAGGAGTCGGCACATTTACACCCCCGCCCCCGCTTACCAAGTTGGGGGAAGACACCCGAGGTGACCCCAGTCCAAGGGCCTTCGTATCGGATGAAGTCCCAGCCGCGAGGGAAGGGTTCTTTACCAGGTGTCTCCACAACGTACAATTGTCAGAGGGCACCAGACCACTGTCCCACCCCGTTTTTTCCATTTCAGGGACTGAAGAGAGGATTGTTTCACTTCTGAGAGATACCAAGATTGCAGACGCCACCCTCCATTCCAAATCCCGAGGTGTAATTTGCATATATATCTCTGGAATGGTGAGGCCCTTCTGCATCACATTAAGCTCTGCTTTTCTATGAGAGTTTCTCATATtgtttaagaaaatgagaaatattccTGACACTGGCGTGGGCTCCTAACTGCatgtgggcaagtcactttgtATTCACTGGGtttgagtttcctcatctaaaatgaggaaattggccACTAAATGATCTTCAAGGGTGTTTTCGGCTTGGCCTCAAGAGCTAGGAGGCCACAGTCCAGCCTAATGCTCAGATTTGGGGGCTGGGCTGCCTTTCTAAGCACCTCGCACCCGCCCCAACCCAGACAATTAGAGCCAGAAAATAGAATCCTGGGGAGGCCCCGAATGGGAGGAACGTCAGTCACCTGTAGGGAAGGCTGTCGGCGGCTGTTAGGACTGGCGGTTCCATGTGCCCGGGCCAAGTGCAGGGGCCGGATGGGTGCGAACCGGGCGACCCACAGCTCTGCGAGCTCGGCGGGCTCTGTGGAAGGGACTGAACGTACGGGAAGGGAGGAGCCGaatcccgcccccgccccgcgacCTTTCCCCGACTTAGCGGCAGGCTTGTTG
It encodes the following:
- the HILPDA gene encoding hypoxia-inducible lipid droplet-associated protein, producing the protein MRPTLSLYLLGAAVAVLFIFVRLIETLKGLLKSPSPGSFWTTRSQLANTEPHKGLPDHPSRGVQ